The Trichocoleus desertorum ATA4-8-CV12 nucleotide sequence TTATCTCGGCGAACTAAGAAAGTCCCCACGCTTCAGGGACAGGTGGTTGCCAACTTATTTTTTGAGCCATCTACTCGCACTCGTAGCAGTTTTGAGCTGGCTGCCAAACGTTTATCCGCTGATACTCTTAATTTTACTCCGGGAAATTCTTCTTTAACAAAAGGAGAGACGATTCTCGATACGGCCAAAACCTACTTGGCAATGGGTACAGATTTGATGGTGATTCGCCATCAGCAGGCAGGAGTGCCCCAAGCGATCGCGGATGAGATGGATCGTTTAGCTTCTCTAGTCGGGGTGCTGAATGCGGGAGATGGACAACACGAACATCCCTCCCAAGCCTTGCTCGATCTGTTTACAATTTGTACTCTGCTTGATCCAGAACGACCCCGCTTAGATTTACTCGTTGGCAAGAAAATCGCGATCGTCGGAGATATTTTGCATTCACGGGTGGCGCGATCGAACATTTGGAGCTTAACGGCCAGTGGTGCGGAAGTGCATTTGGCTGGGCCTCCTACTCTTTTGCCC carries:
- a CDS encoding aspartate carbamoyltransferase catalytic subunit, translated to MATTAWTRRHVISLIDFVPAEYDTVLQTAASFREVLSRRTKKVPTLQGQVVANLFFEPSTRTRSSFELAAKRLSADTLNFTPGNSSLTKGETILDTAKTYLAMGTDLMVIRHQQAGVPQAIADEMDRLASLVGVLNAGDGQHEHPSQALLDLFTICTLLDPERPRLDLLVGKKIAIVGDILHSRVARSNIWSLTASGAEVHLAGPPTLLPQLFTDCGKDRAGKLFLHWNLEPALQDADFVMTLRLQKERMTQHLLPSLREYHQQFGITRDRLKLCKPNVKVLHPGPVNRGVEISSDLMDDPEFSLISQQVTSGVAVRMALLYLMGSGKA